One region of Scomber scombrus chromosome 10, fScoSco1.1, whole genome shotgun sequence genomic DNA includes:
- the fam110a gene encoding protein FAM110A, whose translation MPVDTLQHQMRQPARTAVAATPPRLRPKGPVGPDFYKQSPTPADKPKQSAVERLEADKAKYVKSQVALSKQQPVRPPEVRKPLVSPGTALRPTRKAPTQTKTKQEGFQLNMEHLSNLINGVSDGAAVSSEPKAQKKKVAPCPPPRPAWSSPAKVRLKASGPVKVENPGSAGAPAAGTVRRVDVMPQAGPVRTPNRPLQYMRQPLQPIPLHSQSPLQPTEATETTGTTETPVPVAPPPNFPVFPPSSPAITRLSSSSSRKRPSLTRSKSDMSDRYSRAGTELERFFNLCGLDPADLQDVTGSSSDIVSLARFRSVSAPGSECAGSGRENEEDEDEGAGNAAERAPYNVSVIERNARVIKWLYGLRQAKDNAIKSTNL comes from the exons ATGCCTGTGGACACTCTCCAGCACCAAATGAGGCAACCAGCGAGGACTGCTGTTGCTGCTACACCTCCACGCTTGCGGCCAAAGGGGCCCGTAGGTCCAGACTTCTACAAGCAAAGCCCGACTCCAGCAGACAAACCGAAACAGAGTGCAGTGGAGAGGCTGGAAGCAGACAAAGCTAAATATGTCAAGAGCCAGGTGGCTCTCTCTAAGCAGCAGCCAGTCAGGCCTCCAGAAGTTCGGAAGCCTCTGGTGAGCCCCGGCACCGCCCTGCGGCCCACAAGGAAGGCACCcacccaaacaaaaacaaagcaggagGGCTTCCAGCTCAACATGGAGCACCTGAGTAACCTCATCAACGGTGTGAGTGACGGTGCAGCTGTGAGTTCAGAGCCAA AAGCGCAAAAGAAAAAGGTGGCGCCGTGTCCACCTCCCCGTCCTGCCTGGTCCAGTCCAGCTAAAGTGAGATTAAAAGCATCTGGACCTGTTAAGGTAGAGAATCCAGGTTCTGCTGGGGCTCCAGCTGCAGGGACTGTACGCAGGGTGGATGTCATGCCTCAGGCCGGCCCTGTGAGGACACCCAACAGACCACTTCAGTACATGCGGCAGCCCCTTCAGCCCATACCTTTACATTCCCAGTCTCCACTCCAAC CCACTGAAGCCACTGAAACCACTGGAACCACTGAAACCCCTGTCCCTGTTGCACCTCCCCCCAACTTCCCTGTTTTCCCCCCGTCTTCCCCAGCAATCACCCGTTTGTCTTCCTCCAGCTCCAGGAAACGCCCCTCTCTGACCCGCTCTAAATCTGACATGAGTGACCGGTACTCCCGAGCTGGAACAGAGTTGGAACGCTTCTTCAACCTGTGCGGTTTGGACCCCGCAGACCTGCAGGATGTGACTGGTTCTAGTTCTGACATTGTGTCCCTCGCCCGTTTCCGCAGTGTGAGCGCTCCAGGGTCTGAGTGTGCAGGCTCTGGCAGGGAAAatgaagaggatgaggatgagggtGCTGGAAATGCTGCAGAGCGAGCTCCCTACAATGTTTCTGTCATTGAGAGAAATGCAAGAGTGATTAAATGGCTGTATGGACTCCGTCAGGCCAAGGACAATGCAATTAAGAGCACCAATTTATAG
- the prickle3 gene encoding prickle-like protein 2 isoform X1: MFLRGSKKRRSNRSQEEEDPDRGQPCMRCGDQCPGFRVHGWRKICVHCKCVREEHAVRSVPGQLEKMMTKLVSDFQRHSISDDDSGCASEEYAWVPPGLKPEQVYQYFSCLPEDRVPYVNSPGERYRIKQLLHQLPAHDSEPQYCNTLDGEEKKELRSFSQQRKRENLGRGVVRLFPVTMTGAICQQCGRQICGGDIAVFANRAGNSSCWHPQCFQCASCMELLVDLIYFYQEGQIYCGRHHAERLKPRCQACDEIILADECTEAEGRYWHMKHFCCFECEAALGGQRYIMKESRPYCCSCYESLYAEYCDTCGEHIGIDQGQMTYEGQHWHAVESCFCCARCQLPLLGRPFLPRGGLIFCSRPCSLGEDPNNSDSCDSALQSRPPQHRRCGTAEKHQQPQCGSPLQPPEGITLPITPLKDCIHTAVESRGVHCTAPVQNGLPSPSGHPHPRGSYAPLPHIHLGNGLGPSWPSDLPNYSLLPGDCGNKPAASGELNGNSGHLLTSFNARGSSAAKDCRNWVERTNQVMQVFPLQKNSASHINHLISPDSPPLLPPGNTSVLPPPLPIKSRDLMPQDSPPPNLPQPEDGGPSDSPPPQPRSGTARVSFREPISSSYSVDEDEDEDEPQEDEEPQQEEDEVEEGFGSRLNLQKGIPPQMDLLDGSSYHQRSLRRGWSRCRMPSDPANQPGRERQSRCSRPDRPRLDTLDWRGEKERDGRGSANASALTLQPGQYKHEDSCSTCSSSSDSEEEGFFLGQPIPLPPQLRKHQPEEGKEGEVEEDGEAQREWGLRGSIRRRRSHSLGAKDKDKNCAIS, translated from the exons GAAGATCTGTGTGCACTGCAAGTGTGTGCGAGAGGAGCATGCCGTGCGCTCGGTGCCGGGCCAGCTGGAAAAGATGATGACGAAGCTGGTATCAGACTTCCAGAGACACTCCATCTCCGACGACGACTCCGGCTGCGCCTCAGAGGAGTACGCATGGGTTCCACCTGGGCTCAAGCCCGAACAG GTATACCAGTATTTTAGCTGCTTGCCAGAGGACAGGGTGCCTTATGTGAACAGTCCAGGGGAAAGATACCGAATTAAACAACTGCTGCACCAGCTTCCAGCACACGACAGTGAG CCACAGTACTGTAACACACTAGACGGCGAGGAGAAGAAGGAGCTGCGTTCGTTCAGTcaacagaggaaaagagaaaacctGGGCAGAGGCGTCGTCAGACTCTTCCCAGTAACTATGACTGGAGCCATCTGTCAGCAG TGTGGGAGACAGATCTGCGGCGGAGACATAGCTGTGTTTGCCAATCGGGCAGGTAACAGCAGCTGCTGGCACCCTCAGTGTTTCCAGTGCGCCTCCTGCATGGAGCTGCTGGTCGATCTCATCTACTTCTACCAGGAGGGACAGATCTACTGCGGCCGGCACCACGCTGAGAGGCTCAAGCCGCGCTGCCAGGCCTGCGATGAG ATCATTCTAGCAGATGAATGTACGGAGGCTGAAGGAAGGTACTGGCACATGAAGCACTTCTGTTGTTTTGAGTGCGAGGCAGCGCTGGGCGGTCAGCGTTACATCATGAAAGAGAGTCGACCGTACTGCTGCTCCTGCTACGAGTCGCTATATGCCGAGTACTGCGATACCTGTGGAGAACACATAG GTATCGATCAGGGCCAGATGACATACGAGGGTCAGCACTGGCACGCtgtggagtcgtgtttctgctGCGCCCGCTGTCAGCTCCCTCTGCTGGGGCGTCCCTTCCTCCCACGAGGGGGGCTCATCTTCTGCTCCAGGCCCTGCTCGCTGGGTGAGGACCCCAATAACTCTGACTCCTGTGATTCGGCGCTGCAGAGCCGACCGCCGCAGCACAGGCGCTGTGGGACAGCAGAGAAACACCAGCAGCCACAGTGTGGTTCTCCGCTACAACCACCAGAGGGCATCACTCTCCCTATAACTCCTCTAAAAGACTGCATTCATACTGCAGTGGAAAGCAGAG GTGTTCACTGCACTGCTCCAGTACAAAATGGACTTCCTTCACCCAGTGGTCATCCTCATCCGAGAGGCTCCTACGCACCTCTTCCCCACATTCATCTAGGAAATGGCTTAGGTCCGTCTTGGCCCAGCGACCTTCCAAATTACAGTTTACTGCCAGGAGACTGTGGTAACAAACCTGCCGCCAGTGGGGAGTTAAATGGAAATAGTGGACACCTCCTCACAAGTTTCAATGCAAGAGGAAGCTCTGCTGCTAAAGACTGTAGGAACTGGGTGGAAAGGACAAATCAAGTTATGCAAG TGTTTCCTCTCCAGAAAAATTCAGCGTCACACATAAACCACCTCATTTCACCCGACTCGCCTCCTCTCCTCCCGCCCGGCAACACGTCCGTCCTCCCACCTCCTTTGCCCATCAAGTCGCGCGACTTAATGCCACAGGATTCACCCCCACCGAATCTTCCACAACCAGAGGACGGCGGACCCTCCGATTCTCCGCCCCCGCAGCCTCGCAGCGGCACAGCCAGGGTCAGCTTCAGAGAACCAATCAGCAGCAGCTATTCTGTCGACGAGGATGAGGACGAGGATGAGCCCCAAGAGGACGAGGAACCCcagcaggaggaagatgaggtgGAGGAAGGTTTCGGAAGCAGGTTAAATCTACAGAAAGGCATTCCTCCGCAGATGGATCTACTGG ACGGATCCTCTTACCACCAGCGCAGTCTTCGGCGAGGGTGGAGTCGTTGCCGTATGCCCTCTGACCCCGCTAACCAGCCGGGCAGAGAGCGGCAATCCCGGTGCTCGCGTCCCGACCGGCCGCGGCTCGACACCCTGGATTGGAGAGGCGAGAAAGAGAGGGACGGCCGGGGCTCCGCCAACGCCTCCGCACTGACGCTCCAGCCGGGCCAGTACAAACACGAAGACTCCTGTTCTACATGCTCCTCATCCTCAGACTCGGAGGAGGAGGGTTTCTTTCTGGGGCAGCCTATTCCTCTGCCGCCGCAGCTCCGAAAACACCAACCTgaggaggggaaagaaggagaggtAGAAGAAGACGGGGAGGCACAGAGAGAGTGGGGACTGAGAGGCAGCATTAGGCGGAGAAGATCTCACAGTCTTGGTGCAAAGGACAAAGATAAAAACTGTGCCATCTCCTAA
- the prickle3 gene encoding prickle-like protein 2 isoform X2 — protein MFLRGSKKRRSNRSEEEDPDRGQPCMRCGDQCPGFRVHGWRKICVHCKCVREEHAVRSVPGQLEKMMTKLVSDFQRHSISDDDSGCASEEYAWVPPGLKPEQVYQYFSCLPEDRVPYVNSPGERYRIKQLLHQLPAHDSEPQYCNTLDGEEKKELRSFSQQRKRENLGRGVVRLFPVTMTGAICQQCGRQICGGDIAVFANRAGNSSCWHPQCFQCASCMELLVDLIYFYQEGQIYCGRHHAERLKPRCQACDEIILADECTEAEGRYWHMKHFCCFECEAALGGQRYIMKESRPYCCSCYESLYAEYCDTCGEHIGIDQGQMTYEGQHWHAVESCFCCARCQLPLLGRPFLPRGGLIFCSRPCSLGEDPNNSDSCDSALQSRPPQHRRCGTAEKHQQPQCGSPLQPPEGITLPITPLKDCIHTAVESRGVHCTAPVQNGLPSPSGHPHPRGSYAPLPHIHLGNGLGPSWPSDLPNYSLLPGDCGNKPAASGELNGNSGHLLTSFNARGSSAAKDCRNWVERTNQVMQVFPLQKNSASHINHLISPDSPPLLPPGNTSVLPPPLPIKSRDLMPQDSPPPNLPQPEDGGPSDSPPPQPRSGTARVSFREPISSSYSVDEDEDEDEPQEDEEPQQEEDEVEEGFGSRLNLQKGIPPQMDLLDGSSYHQRSLRRGWSRCRMPSDPANQPGRERQSRCSRPDRPRLDTLDWRGEKERDGRGSANASALTLQPGQYKHEDSCSTCSSSSDSEEEGFFLGQPIPLPPQLRKHQPEEGKEGEVEEDGEAQREWGLRGSIRRRRSHSLGAKDKDKNCAIS, from the exons GAAGATCTGTGTGCACTGCAAGTGTGTGCGAGAGGAGCATGCCGTGCGCTCGGTGCCGGGCCAGCTGGAAAAGATGATGACGAAGCTGGTATCAGACTTCCAGAGACACTCCATCTCCGACGACGACTCCGGCTGCGCCTCAGAGGAGTACGCATGGGTTCCACCTGGGCTCAAGCCCGAACAG GTATACCAGTATTTTAGCTGCTTGCCAGAGGACAGGGTGCCTTATGTGAACAGTCCAGGGGAAAGATACCGAATTAAACAACTGCTGCACCAGCTTCCAGCACACGACAGTGAG CCACAGTACTGTAACACACTAGACGGCGAGGAGAAGAAGGAGCTGCGTTCGTTCAGTcaacagaggaaaagagaaaacctGGGCAGAGGCGTCGTCAGACTCTTCCCAGTAACTATGACTGGAGCCATCTGTCAGCAG TGTGGGAGACAGATCTGCGGCGGAGACATAGCTGTGTTTGCCAATCGGGCAGGTAACAGCAGCTGCTGGCACCCTCAGTGTTTCCAGTGCGCCTCCTGCATGGAGCTGCTGGTCGATCTCATCTACTTCTACCAGGAGGGACAGATCTACTGCGGCCGGCACCACGCTGAGAGGCTCAAGCCGCGCTGCCAGGCCTGCGATGAG ATCATTCTAGCAGATGAATGTACGGAGGCTGAAGGAAGGTACTGGCACATGAAGCACTTCTGTTGTTTTGAGTGCGAGGCAGCGCTGGGCGGTCAGCGTTACATCATGAAAGAGAGTCGACCGTACTGCTGCTCCTGCTACGAGTCGCTATATGCCGAGTACTGCGATACCTGTGGAGAACACATAG GTATCGATCAGGGCCAGATGACATACGAGGGTCAGCACTGGCACGCtgtggagtcgtgtttctgctGCGCCCGCTGTCAGCTCCCTCTGCTGGGGCGTCCCTTCCTCCCACGAGGGGGGCTCATCTTCTGCTCCAGGCCCTGCTCGCTGGGTGAGGACCCCAATAACTCTGACTCCTGTGATTCGGCGCTGCAGAGCCGACCGCCGCAGCACAGGCGCTGTGGGACAGCAGAGAAACACCAGCAGCCACAGTGTGGTTCTCCGCTACAACCACCAGAGGGCATCACTCTCCCTATAACTCCTCTAAAAGACTGCATTCATACTGCAGTGGAAAGCAGAG GTGTTCACTGCACTGCTCCAGTACAAAATGGACTTCCTTCACCCAGTGGTCATCCTCATCCGAGAGGCTCCTACGCACCTCTTCCCCACATTCATCTAGGAAATGGCTTAGGTCCGTCTTGGCCCAGCGACCTTCCAAATTACAGTTTACTGCCAGGAGACTGTGGTAACAAACCTGCCGCCAGTGGGGAGTTAAATGGAAATAGTGGACACCTCCTCACAAGTTTCAATGCAAGAGGAAGCTCTGCTGCTAAAGACTGTAGGAACTGGGTGGAAAGGACAAATCAAGTTATGCAAG TGTTTCCTCTCCAGAAAAATTCAGCGTCACACATAAACCACCTCATTTCACCCGACTCGCCTCCTCTCCTCCCGCCCGGCAACACGTCCGTCCTCCCACCTCCTTTGCCCATCAAGTCGCGCGACTTAATGCCACAGGATTCACCCCCACCGAATCTTCCACAACCAGAGGACGGCGGACCCTCCGATTCTCCGCCCCCGCAGCCTCGCAGCGGCACAGCCAGGGTCAGCTTCAGAGAACCAATCAGCAGCAGCTATTCTGTCGACGAGGATGAGGACGAGGATGAGCCCCAAGAGGACGAGGAACCCcagcaggaggaagatgaggtgGAGGAAGGTTTCGGAAGCAGGTTAAATCTACAGAAAGGCATTCCTCCGCAGATGGATCTACTGG ACGGATCCTCTTACCACCAGCGCAGTCTTCGGCGAGGGTGGAGTCGTTGCCGTATGCCCTCTGACCCCGCTAACCAGCCGGGCAGAGAGCGGCAATCCCGGTGCTCGCGTCCCGACCGGCCGCGGCTCGACACCCTGGATTGGAGAGGCGAGAAAGAGAGGGACGGCCGGGGCTCCGCCAACGCCTCCGCACTGACGCTCCAGCCGGGCCAGTACAAACACGAAGACTCCTGTTCTACATGCTCCTCATCCTCAGACTCGGAGGAGGAGGGTTTCTTTCTGGGGCAGCCTATTCCTCTGCCGCCGCAGCTCCGAAAACACCAACCTgaggaggggaaagaaggagaggtAGAAGAAGACGGGGAGGCACAGAGAGAGTGGGGACTGAGAGGCAGCATTAGGCGGAGAAGATCTCACAGTCTTGGTGCAAAGGACAAAGATAAAAACTGTGCCATCTCCTAA